One Chrysiogenia bacterium genomic window, GCTTGGTGAGTGAGCCAATCTTCTTCGCTTCGAGTTCCGCCAGCGTTTCGAGATTGGCAAAGTTCTGTGCGAGCGCCTCGGTCAGACCGGCCCATTGCTCGCCGAGCGCGGGATCTTTCTCGATTTTCGAGCGCAGCGCTACGCGATCTTCTTCATTGGAGAGCTTTTCGGCGGCTTCGCGGTGGGTCTCGCTCTCCAGGTAGTGCGAGTGCACGCGGTTGAAAATGAAACCGCCGAAGGGAATTTTCGCTTCGATCAGGCGCTGATGGAAGTAGCGCGTCTCCGAGAGGGCCAGCGGCGTCGGGGCGGTAACGAGCAGGAACAGGGCCTTCTCGCTCTGGAGCAGGTCGTTCGTCGCGCGTGCGCGCACGCGGAAACCTTCGTAGTAGCCTTCGAGGCTGGAGACGAACTCGCTGATGTCGTGGATGACACTGGAGCCGATGATGCGCTCGAGCACCTTGAACACGGCGGTTGTTCCCACGCGCAGCAGGCGCATGCCGCCGCTGCGGCCGGTGTCGATGAACACGCGCACAAAGGTTCCGTCTTCGAGAAACTGGAAGAGCTTCTTGGGGGCTTCGAGGAAATCGAGCGCATGCTTGGTGGGCGGCGTATCGAGCACGATGAGGTCGTAGTCGCCCTCGTTGTGCAGGTGATAGAGCCGCTCCATCGCCATGAATTCCTGCGCACCGACCAGGTTGTCGGACAGGTATTTGTACATGCGGTTGTCGAGGATCTTCGAGACGATGCTCGAATCGGGCGCGTAGCGGGTCATCACGGCGTCCCACTCGGCCTTGGTGTCGAGCATCATGGCGTAGAGCTCTCCCTCGAAGGTCTCACCCTGTTCGATGAAGCGTTCCTTGGGCACCTGCCGCGCCTCGGCGCCAAAACTCTCCAGCCCCAGCGCATTGGCCAGCCGGCGGGCCGGGTCGATGGTAAGGACGAGTACCTTGCGACCGCGCTTGGCCTCAGCCAGCGCGATGGAGGCCGACACAGTGGTCTTGCCCACGCCGCCCGGGCCGCTGCAGACGACGACGCTGCGGTTGGCAATCCATTCAGCAGGCTTCATTTCATCTGCTCCTGCAGCTCGGCTTCGAGAACGTGGCTGAGCTTCTCCACCGCCGTCTTCGCGTAGCTCTTGGCATAGACGAAGGGCAGGCGCACCATCGGCGCGTCGAGCTCGGCGAGTTTTTCGATGTAGTGCACGCCGTGGCCGTGCTTGATGGACTGGCTGCGTGCGGCATTGATGAGCGCGTCGCCGATGTCCGTTCCGCCAAGGTGGGAGCTGAGCGCGTCGCGCTCGGCACCGCCACCAAGGAGTTTTTCGAAGAGCGGCTGTGCCTCACCCGGGTAGGCGGCCGGCGGAATCTGGTTGGCCAGAAGAAGCCCCAGCGGCAGATTGAGATCGCCGCGCATGGCGGAGACAAGCTCGACCGTCTCGGTATAAGGAAGCTCTTCGGGGATCGTTGCGATGTGGTAGGCGGCCTCGTCGGGGTTGGCGAAGAAGTCACGCATCTTGGCCGCGTAGTTGGCAATGGGACCACTGCCGCCCACGGCCTTGCGCGTGGCCTCGGGAAGCTGCCACAGCGAGACGCCGTGCCCGGTGGCCGGCGAATCGATGATCATCATGTCGTAGTCCGGGCGCTTCTTGTCGAAGGCCTGGCCCATGTCCCAGATCTTGCCGAGCACGACGAACTCGCGAAAGCCCGGCATGCCCTGGATCCAGTATTGAAGGAAGCTCTTCTTGAACAGGGCGTCGTAGACGCTCTGGAGCCGCACGAAGCGCAGCACGTATTCTTCCATGGAGTGATCGGGGTCGAGGTTTTTGGCGTAGAGGCCCGGATAGATCTCAACTTCCTGGTAGCCGACCGGCGGGATCTCAAAGAGCTGGCTCATGCGCTCCTTGGTGTCGGTCTCCAGAATGATGGCGCGGCGCCCGTGGCGCGCGGCAACCAGGCCCATGGCGGCGCAAAGTGTGCTCTTGCCCACGCCGCCCTTGCCGGTGA contains:
- a CDS encoding ArsA family ATPase, coding for MSSQQTKLDWLLSKRLHIVTGKGGVGKSTLCAAMGLVAARHGRRAIILETDTKERMSQLFEIPPVGYQEVEIYPGLYAKNLDPDHSMEEYVLRFVRLQSVYDALFKKSFLQYWIQGMPGFREFVVLGKIWDMGQAFDKKRPDYDMMIIDSPATGHGVSLWQLPEATRKAVGGSGPIANYAAKMRDFFANPDEAAYHIATIPEELPYTETVELVSAMRGDLNLPLGLLLANQIPPAAYPGEAQPLFEKLLGGGAERDALSSHLGGTDIGDALINAARSQSIKHGHGVHYIEKLAELDAPMVRLPFVYAKSYAKTAVEKLSHVLEAELQEQMK
- a CDS encoding ArsA family ATPase, producing the protein MKPAEWIANRSVVVCSGPGGVGKTTVSASIALAEAKRGRKVLVLTIDPARRLANALGLESFGAEARQVPKERFIEQGETFEGELYAMMLDTKAEWDAVMTRYAPDSSIVSKILDNRMYKYLSDNLVGAQEFMAMERLYHLHNEGDYDLIVLDTPPTKHALDFLEAPKKLFQFLEDGTFVRVFIDTGRSGGMRLLRVGTTAVFKVLERIIGSSVIHDISEFVSSLEGYYEGFRVRARATNDLLQSEKALFLLVTAPTPLALSETRYFHQRLIEAKIPFGGFIFNRVHSHYLESETHREAAEKLSNEEDRVALRSKIEKDPALGEQWAGLTEALAQNFANLETLAELEAKKIGSLTKLLDKDQFVVRVPMLDHEIHDSLQLDLVNDHIFGETIQ